Proteins co-encoded in one Solanum stenotomum isolate F172 unplaced genomic scaffold, ASM1918654v1 scaffold15775, whole genome shotgun sequence genomic window:
- the LOC125850244 gene encoding uncharacterized protein LOC125850244 — translation MAIELCSSDESSVGIMSPARISFSHDVSQTGSVPIEQYIRSTSPSSSIDFDFCVFRESLDLESSSADELFFDGKILPIEIKRRISSIPPRKTEQQQQLPPPHPLPPCNTSGKTSNNEYAIQNNKTGVLESSDEKQNPNSKSFWRFKRSSSCGSGYARTLCPLPLLSRSNSTGSSPSVKRNSTLSKDNLKHHSQRHLSKSMSSNGSNSQKPPLKKAPYNNGVKFSPVLNVPPANLFGLSTFFSSGKEKNKKK, via the coding sequence ATGGCGATTGAGCTGTGTTCATCTGACGAGTCTAGTGTGGGCATAATGAGTCCAGCTCGGATCTCCTTTTCTCATGATGTTTCACAAACAGGCTCTGTTCCTATTGAACAATATATTCGATCAACTTCACCTTCCTCCAgcattgattttgatttttgtgtATTTCGTGAGAGCTTAGATCTAGAATCTTCTTCTGCTGATGAGCTTTTCTTTGACGGAAAGATTCTTCCAATTGAAATCAAGAGAAGAATTTCCTCTATTCCGCCTAGAAAAACAGAGCAGCAACAACAATTACCACCGCCACATCCTCTGCCTCCGTGTAATACTAGTGGCAAAACGtcgaataatgaatatgcaatccaaaataacaaaacagGGGTTCTCGAATCATCGGATGAGAAACAGAATCCCAATTCCAAGTCGTTTTGGAGATTCAAAAGAAGTAGTAGTTGTGGGAGCGGGTATGCAAGAACTTTATGTCCATTGCCACTTTTATCTAGAAGCAATTCAACTGGTTCATCTCCAAGTGTGAAGCGCAATTCAACATTATCAAAGGATAATTTAAAGCATCATTCTCAAAGACACTTATCAAAATCAATGTCTTCTAATGGTTCAAACAGTcaaaaacctccattgaagaaggcACCATACAACAATGGAGTCAAATTCAGTCCAGTACTAAATGTTCCTCCAGCAAATTTGTTTGGATTAAGCACTTTTTTTTCAAGTGGCAAggaaaagaacaagaagaagtaa